In one Catenovulum adriaticum genomic region, the following are encoded:
- a CDS encoding sugar phosphate isomerase/epimerase family protein gives MILSLCTISFRHQLISIDQLAKWAQANHFQGIELWGIHAKNLASQPHYNKNWLAEFDLKATMLSDYLPLQASESELKEQVELFCRLAKHWGSKKVRTFAGKQGSADTTQADFIQLANRLKKVCDWMTPHGLSLIIETHPNTYADTVTSTEQLFEQVARDNLKLNFDVLHVWESKAQIIPAFERLKPVINHFHLKNISSAKLLDVFSPSTVYSASGSRKGIVPLFDGAVNYAEFLDYVNTHPDENVRDMEASLEWFGDQCKTVLNRDRYLIQRLQQTNEHAKRFVG, from the coding sequence ATGATCTTGTCTCTTTGCACTATCTCATTTCGCCATCAACTGATTTCGATTGACCAGCTAGCAAAATGGGCACAAGCAAACCACTTTCAAGGGATTGAGCTTTGGGGTATACATGCTAAAAATTTAGCTAGTCAGCCTCATTACAATAAAAATTGGCTCGCCGAGTTTGATTTAAAAGCCACTATGCTGAGTGATTATTTACCGCTACAAGCAAGCGAGTCAGAGCTAAAAGAGCAAGTTGAATTATTTTGTCGGCTAGCAAAACACTGGGGAAGCAAAAAAGTTAGAACCTTTGCAGGTAAACAAGGTAGCGCCGACACAACTCAAGCTGACTTTATCCAACTAGCAAATCGGCTAAAAAAAGTATGTGATTGGATGACGCCACATGGACTGAGTTTAATCATTGAAACACATCCAAATACCTATGCTGATACAGTCACATCAACTGAGCAATTATTTGAACAGGTTGCCCGTGATAATCTTAAACTCAATTTTGATGTATTGCATGTGTGGGAATCAAAAGCGCAAATCATTCCAGCATTTGAACGCTTAAAACCAGTCATTAATCACTTTCATCTTAAAAATATTAGCTCGGCTAAATTACTGGATGTGTTCTCTCCTAGTACGGTTTATTCAGCTTCGGGGTCACGTAAAGGTATAGTGCCTTTATTTGATGGGGCGGTTAATTACGCTGAATTTCTTGATTACGTCAACACACATCCAGATGAAAATGTTCGTGATATGGAAGCTTCGTTAGAATGGTTTGGCGATCAATGTAAAACCGTTTTAAACCGCGACAGATATTTAATTCAACGCTTGCAGCAAACCAATGAACATGCAAAACGCTTTGTTGGATAA
- a CDS encoding outer membrane beta-barrel protein → MFKKALLAVCIAGASFSSFANWVGGVSYINLSNDEGADISLGGLTGSLGYQFDAQNGFYFTPELRVGTGISDDSVGGVDVEMDSFVALSVRGQYSVNQQVYLFAAPSYANAELTASGGGTSVTEDEWEFGLGGGIGYQMTDAMSAEFMYEQYDDADLMSFGVKFSF, encoded by the coding sequence ATGTTTAAAAAAGCATTGTTAGCAGTTTGCATCGCGGGCGCTTCATTTTCATCTTTTGCTAATTGGGTTGGTGGCGTGAGCTATATTAACTTATCCAATGACGAAGGAGCTGATATTAGTTTAGGCGGGTTAACCGGCTCTCTAGGGTATCAGTTTGACGCACAAAATGGTTTTTATTTTACACCTGAATTGCGGGTAGGCACAGGTATTTCTGATGACTCTGTTGGCGGCGTTGATGTAGAAATGGATAGTTTTGTTGCTTTATCTGTTAGAGGGCAATATTCAGTGAATCAACAAGTGTATTTATTTGCTGCGCCTTCATACGCTAATGCTGAGTTAACGGCATCAGGTGGCGGTACTAGTGTTACAGAAGACGAGTGGGAGTTTGGTTTAGGTGGCGGTATTGGCTATCAAATGACAGATGCTATGTCTGCTGAATTTATGTACGAGCAATACGACGACGCTGATTTAATGAGTTTTGGCGTTAAGTTCTCTTTTTAA
- a CDS encoding LysE family translocator, with product MSITFYLTLMSVCLLGAMTPGPSLMVVAKNSLTGGRLHGVVSAWAHALAIALYALVTVTGLSVLMQKLPILFQSITYIGGIYLAYLGVKSLSAKGGMAEQLSSGMQSSLCRSAREGFLVSLLNPKVLIFFIALFSQFIQTSQTTTEQAILVFIPLMMDGLWFSLIALLLTKPVVIRYLQDKALLIDRLSGSLLIILASKVLLAPLL from the coding sequence ATGAGCATAACATTTTATTTAACGCTGATGAGCGTTTGTTTATTAGGTGCAATGACACCCGGACCCAGCTTAATGGTGGTGGCAAAAAATTCGTTAACGGGCGGGCGCTTACATGGCGTGGTTTCGGCTTGGGCACACGCACTTGCAATAGCGCTATATGCGTTAGTCACGGTCACTGGTTTATCAGTGTTAATGCAAAAATTGCCTATTTTGTTTCAATCAATTACCTATATAGGCGGTATTTACCTAGCTTATTTAGGGGTTAAATCATTATCTGCAAAAGGGGGAATGGCTGAGCAATTAAGTTCAGGCATGCAATCTAGCTTATGTCGCTCAGCTAGAGAAGGCTTTTTAGTTTCGTTACTTAACCCTAAAGTCTTAATATTTTTTATCGCTTTATTTAGCCAATTTATTCAAACATCACAAACCACAACAGAGCAAGCAATCTTGGTATTTATTCCATTGATGATGGATGGACTCTGGTTTTCGTTAATTGCCTTACTGCTAACTAAACCGGTTGTCATTCGTTACTTGCAAGATAAAGCATTATTAATTGATCGACTATCAGGGAGTCTTTTGATCATTTTGGCCAGTAAAGTGTTGCTAGCACCTTTGTTATAA